The Candidatus Accumulibacter similis genome has a segment encoding these proteins:
- the nuoF gene encoding NADH-quinone oxidoreductase subunit NuoF: protein MLTVGLDGDNAWRLADYVKRDGYSALRRILESGIGQGDVINEVKKSVLRGRGGAGFPTGLKWSFMPRSFPGDKYVVCNSDEGEPGTFKDRDILRYNPHSVIEGMAIAAFAMGAARGYNYIHGEVWEIYERFEEALDEARAAGFLGRNILGSGFDFDLFAHHGYGAYICGEETALLESIEGKKGQPRFKPPFPASFGLYGKPTTINNTETFASVPYIINMGGDRYLEAGKPNNGGTKLFSVSGHVNRPGNYEVPLGTPFATLLEMAGGMRGGRQLKGCIPGGSSAPVVPGPTMMDCTMDYDSISKAGSMLGSGAVIVMDETTCMVKALERLSYFYYEESCGQCTPCREGTSWLYKVVHRIEHGKGRADDLDLLGSVTTNIMGRTICALGDAASMPVQSFIKHFRDEFAYHIENRKCLVPVDVQRAGSGFFTAMA from the coding sequence ATGCTGACCGTCGGCCTGGATGGCGACAATGCCTGGCGACTGGCTGACTATGTGAAGCGCGACGGCTACTCCGCCCTGCGCCGCATCCTGGAGTCGGGCATCGGCCAGGGCGACGTGATCAACGAAGTCAAGAAGTCGGTCCTGCGGGGCCGCGGCGGTGCCGGTTTTCCGACCGGCCTCAAGTGGAGTTTCATGCCGCGCTCCTTTCCCGGCGACAAGTACGTCGTCTGCAATTCGGACGAGGGCGAGCCGGGCACCTTCAAGGACCGCGACATTCTGCGCTACAACCCGCACTCGGTGATCGAGGGCATGGCGATCGCCGCTTTTGCCATGGGTGCGGCGCGTGGCTACAACTACATCCACGGCGAAGTCTGGGAGATCTACGAGCGCTTCGAAGAGGCTCTCGACGAAGCGCGCGCGGCTGGCTTCCTTGGCCGCAACATCCTCGGCTCGGGTTTCGACTTCGACCTCTTTGCCCATCATGGCTACGGCGCCTATATCTGCGGCGAGGAAACGGCCTTGCTGGAGTCGATCGAGGGCAAGAAAGGGCAGCCGCGCTTCAAGCCGCCGTTCCCGGCATCGTTCGGACTGTACGGCAAGCCAACGACGATCAACAACACCGAGACCTTCGCCTCGGTGCCCTATATCATCAACATGGGCGGCGACAGGTACCTCGAGGCAGGCAAGCCGAACAATGGCGGCACGAAGCTGTTCTCGGTGTCAGGGCATGTCAACCGTCCCGGGAACTACGAGGTGCCCCTCGGTACGCCATTCGCCACGCTGCTCGAGATGGCAGGTGGCATGCGTGGCGGCCGGCAATTGAAGGGCTGCATTCCAGGTGGCTCGTCGGCACCGGTGGTGCCGGGGCCGACGATGATGGATTGCACGATGGATTACGACTCGATCAGCAAGGCCGGCTCGATGCTGGGTTCGGGTGCGGTCATCGTCATGGATGAAACGACCTGCATGGTCAAGGCGCTGGAGCGCCTGTCATACTTCTACTACGAAGAGTCCTGCGGCCAATGTACGCCCTGCCGTGAGGGCACCAGTTGGTTGTACAAGGTCGTGCATCGGATCGAGCATGGCAAGGGCCGCGCCGATGACCTCGACCTGCTCGGCAGTGTCACCACCAACATCATGGGTCGTACGATCTGCGCGCTCGGCGACGCCGCTTCGATGCCCGTGCAGAGTTTTATCAAGCATTTTCGCGACGAGTTCGCCTACCACATCGAAAACAGGAAGTGCCTCGTGCCCGTAGATGTCCAGCGCGCCGGCAGCGGCTTCTTCACGGCAATGGCTTAG
- a CDS encoding NADH-quinone oxidoreductase subunit G — MEIEIDGKIAQVPDGSTIMDAAQQVGVYIPHFCYHKKLSIAANCRMCLVQVEKAPKPLPACATPVTNGMKVFTHSELAIKAQKGVMEFLLINHPLDCPICDQGGECQLQDLAVGYGGGVSRFQEDKRVVFHKDVGPLISMQEMARCIHCTRCVRFGQEIAGVMELGMASRNMHSEITTFVGRSVDSELSGNMIDLCPVGALTSRPFRYSARSWELARRRSISPHDSVGANLTLQIKNNVVLRVLPRDNEEVNECWISDKERFSYEALKSPARLGRPLIRVDGVLREVAWNVALDYVAHALQDVVSRSGGESVAALASPQATLEELHLLQKLTRGLGSGSIDFRVRRRDFSADGKRTGIPWLGLRLSEIKDLDAALVVGSFLRKDHPLFAQRLRQLSKKWGKVSLLSVSGDDQLLRLHAQRTVAPADLPLALAAVVKAAAQLRGQPVPAGLENVEPCGVSQTIATSLIEGGKRAIFLGNVAEQSPHATLLHALANELARLTGASCGFIGDGANSVGGYLAKALPTALNAYEMFAQPRKAYFLLGVEPDLDCHNPQQAVAALQAADLVVMLTPFGDGAAREYADVLLPIAPFSETSGSYVNCEGRVQSFSGVVRPFGDARPAWKVLRVLGNLLSLAGFDQDSSEQVRDEIIAQGTEFISGLDNRLAALPLAPSGSSTGLQRVADVPIHFADLLARRAPALQQTRDAAAPTARMNGQTLSALGLTDGVLVRVRQGAGEAVLAARVDETTPPACVRVAAAHVSTASLGDMFGAINVERA, encoded by the coding sequence ATGGAAATCGAAATCGACGGCAAGATTGCGCAGGTGCCTGACGGCAGCACGATCATGGACGCTGCGCAGCAGGTGGGTGTTTACATCCCGCACTTCTGCTACCACAAGAAGCTCTCGATTGCCGCCAACTGCCGCATGTGTCTGGTGCAGGTGGAGAAGGCTCCAAAGCCGCTCCCCGCTTGCGCCACGCCGGTGACCAACGGGATGAAGGTCTTCACCCATTCGGAACTCGCGATCAAGGCCCAGAAGGGGGTGATGGAGTTCCTGCTGATCAACCATCCTCTGGATTGCCCGATCTGCGATCAGGGTGGAGAGTGCCAGTTGCAGGATCTGGCGGTTGGTTATGGCGGCGGGGTGTCCCGCTTCCAGGAAGACAAGCGGGTTGTTTTCCACAAGGATGTTGGCCCGCTGATTTCGATGCAGGAAATGGCGCGCTGCATCCACTGCACACGCTGCGTCCGCTTCGGCCAGGAAATCGCCGGTGTCATGGAACTCGGCATGGCGAGTCGGAACATGCATTCGGAGATCACCACCTTCGTCGGCCGCTCGGTCGACTCGGAGCTCTCCGGCAACATGATCGACCTTTGTCCTGTCGGTGCGCTGACCTCGCGTCCCTTCCGTTACTCGGCGCGCAGTTGGGAGCTGGCGCGGCGCAGGTCGATCAGTCCGCACGACAGCGTCGGCGCGAATCTTACGCTGCAGATCAAGAACAACGTCGTCCTGCGTGTTCTGCCGCGCGATAACGAGGAGGTCAACGAATGCTGGATCTCCGACAAGGAGCGCTTCTCCTATGAGGCGTTGAAGTCGCCGGCGCGGCTGGGGAGACCGTTGATCCGCGTCGATGGCGTGCTGCGCGAAGTAGCCTGGAACGTGGCACTCGACTACGTCGCTCATGCGTTGCAGGATGTCGTCAGCCGCAGTGGCGGGGAGTCGGTGGCAGCGCTCGCGTCGCCCCAGGCAACTCTCGAAGAGCTGCACCTGCTGCAGAAGCTGACACGCGGTCTCGGTTCGGGCAGTATCGATTTCCGAGTACGGCGGCGTGATTTCTCGGCTGACGGCAAGCGTACCGGCATTCCGTGGCTGGGCCTGCGTCTGTCTGAGATCAAGGATCTCGACGCGGCCTTGGTGGTCGGTAGTTTCCTGCGCAAGGATCATCCGCTGTTCGCGCAGCGCCTGCGACAGCTGTCCAAGAAGTGGGGCAAGGTGAGCCTGCTCTCGGTCAGTGGTGACGATCAGCTCCTGCGCCTGCACGCACAGCGCACGGTCGCCCCCGCCGATTTGCCGCTGGCGCTGGCGGCCGTCGTGAAGGCGGCGGCGCAACTCCGTGGCCAGCCGGTTCCCGCCGGTCTGGAGAATGTCGAGCCCTGTGGCGTCAGCCAGACGATCGCCACCAGCCTGATCGAGGGAGGCAAGCGCGCAATCTTTCTTGGCAACGTCGCCGAGCAGAGTCCACACGCAACGTTGCTGCATGCGCTGGCGAATGAACTCGCACGGCTCACCGGAGCCAGTTGCGGCTTCATTGGTGACGGCGCCAACAGCGTTGGCGGTTATCTGGCCAAGGCATTGCCGACCGCACTCAATGCTTACGAGATGTTCGCCCAGCCGCGGAAGGCCTATTTCCTGCTGGGCGTCGAGCCCGATCTTGACTGCCACAATCCGCAGCAGGCAGTTGCCGCGCTGCAGGCAGCCGACCTGGTCGTCATGCTGACGCCGTTCGGCGACGGTGCGGCGCGCGAATACGCCGACGTGCTGCTGCCCATTGCCCCCTTCAGTGAAACCTCGGGTTCCTACGTCAACTGCGAGGGTCGTGTCCAAAGTTTCAGCGGCGTCGTACGTCCCTTTGGCGATGCGCGCCCGGCGTGGAAGGTGTTGCGGGTACTTGGCAATCTGCTGTCCTTGGCGGGTTTCGACCAGGACTCGAGCGAACAGGTGCGTGACGAGATCATTGCCCAGGGAACGGAGTTCATCAGTGGGCTCGACAACCGGCTGGCGGCATTGCCGCTGGCACCTTCCGGCAGCAGCACTGGCCTGCAGCGGGTTGCCGACGTGCCGATCCATTTCGCGGATCTGCTGGCGCGTCGTGCGCCGGCATTGCAGCAGACCCGCGACGCCGCGGCGCCAACGGCGCGCATGAATGGACAGACCC